In Clostridium sp. JN-1, one genomic interval encodes:
- a CDS encoding indolepyruvate oxidoreductase subunit beta has protein sequence MTKNILLVGVGGQGTILASKLLTTGLMQEGYDVKMSEIHGMSQRGGSVSSQVRYGEKVESPVIEIGGADILVSFEKMEALRWLKYLKPEGKVVVNDCQIDSMPILNGKAEYPEGIIEELQSKVPTTVIDALGKANELGNLKVANIILLGTLVRKMGLEGIDWKKIISENVKEKFIDINIKAFNVGMKLA, from the coding sequence ATGACTAAAAATATATTGTTAGTTGGGGTAGGTGGACAAGGTACAATTCTTGCCAGTAAGCTTTTAACAACTGGCTTAATGCAAGAAGGTTATGATGTTAAGATGAGTGAAATACATGGAATGTCTCAAAGAGGAGGCTCTGTATCATCACAGGTTAGATATGGTGAAAAGGTTGAATCACCAGTTATAGAAATTGGTGGGGCAGATATATTAGTATCATTTGAAAAAATGGAAGCATTAAGATGGCTTAAATATTTAAAACCGGAAGGAAAAGTTGTAGTTAATGATTGTCAGATCGATTCAATGCCTATTCTTAATGGAAAAGCAGAGTATCCAGAAGGAATAATAGAAGAATTACAAAGCAAAGTTCCTACAACTGTCATAGATGCACTTGGAAAAGCTAATGAGCTTGGTAATCTTAAGGTAGCAAATATTATACTTTTAGGTACTTTAGTTAGAAAAATGGGGCTAGAAGGCATAGATTGGAAAAAGATTATAAGTGAAAATGTAAAAGAAAAATTTATTGATATAAATATTAAAGCATTTAATGTGGGAATGAAATTAGCATAA
- a CDS encoding sigma 54-interacting transcriptional regulator: MRKRLVIIGYSASTINIYHEQITSLFSDAVIVDEFCVDNEEIKQGLQADLILVQSYNILKTIKQYIQKKSKIIIVNRTISKAGLEKIMSIPEGRQVMLVDENAEMAAQMVSVIYQLGARHIELTPVYWGSNDIAKGKSFIILRESKCISSSSKEIINIGNTLLDISTIMDIAAVLGLSDILESQNIQKSYKEIVTADFGLSHLIGEANRFEKELDILLQVSDDGIIGINYDGLICTYNESAEKIIGYKKHDVMYKYGLDVLNDIPFKYVLESLQPVKEKLIKINGYDVVVSVDPIIHSNRLYGAVAIIRKFNDIEKKQHKLRSQLIGKGHRAKYNFQDILGESKAIKKCKNDAVKMAKSNFTILITGESGTGKELFAQAIHNSSSRKDYQFVAVNCGALPENLLESELFGYEEGAFTGARKGGKPGLFELAHKGTLFLDEIGVISKNIQMELLRVLQERQVMRVGGDRLIDVDIRLIAATNRNLNDMVIKGEFREDLFYRLNVLRLKVPNLNSRREDIFLLINQFKEELNGKFEMDEDVKRVFLNHDWKGNVRELKNYVEYIISLEIKKVHIEDLPFEDRKSLKNNMLNNDEKILMNKLIKIAGKNIKKYIFVLKELEKGFKENKRLGRRSIFQKSQENNIFISEQEIRTILVNLGKYQMVEIFKGRTGTVITESGRKLLEYLKG, translated from the coding sequence ATGAGAAAAAGATTGGTTATTATAGGATATAGTGCATCAACAATTAATATATATCATGAACAAATTACTAGTCTATTTTCGGATGCTGTAATTGTAGATGAATTTTGTGTTGATAATGAAGAGATTAAGCAGGGCTTACAAGCAGATTTAATATTAGTTCAATCCTACAACATTCTTAAAACAATCAAGCAATATATTCAAAAAAAAAGTAAAATTATAATAGTAAATAGAACCATATCTAAAGCTGGGTTAGAAAAAATCATGAGTATTCCAGAGGGTAGACAAGTAATGCTTGTAGATGAGAATGCAGAAATGGCTGCACAAATGGTTTCTGTAATATATCAATTGGGTGCAAGACATATAGAATTAACGCCAGTTTATTGGGGAAGTAATGATATTGCCAAAGGAAAGAGTTTTATTATACTCAGAGAATCAAAATGTATTTCTAGCTCTTCAAAAGAGATTATTAATATTGGAAATACACTCTTAGATATTAGCACAATAATGGATATAGCAGCAGTGTTAGGGCTATCTGATATCTTAGAAAGTCAAAATATTCAAAAAAGTTATAAAGAAATTGTTACTGCGGATTTTGGATTATCGCATTTAATTGGAGAAGCTAATCGGTTTGAAAAAGAATTGGACATTTTGCTTCAAGTTTCAGATGATGGTATTATAGGAATTAATTATGATGGTTTAATATGTACATATAATGAAAGTGCAGAAAAAATTATAGGATATAAAAAACATGATGTTATGTATAAGTATGGGCTGGACGTATTGAATGATATTCCTTTTAAATATGTACTTGAAAGTTTGCAGCCAGTTAAGGAAAAGTTGATAAAAATAAATGGTTATGATGTTGTTGTTTCAGTTGATCCAATAATTCACTCCAATAGATTATATGGAGCAGTTGCTATTATAAGAAAATTCAATGATATAGAAAAGAAACAGCATAAATTGAGGTCGCAGCTTATTGGTAAGGGACATAGAGCTAAATATAACTTTCAGGATATATTAGGGGAGAGTAAAGCAATAAAAAAATGCAAAAATGATGCTGTGAAAATGGCAAAATCCAATTTTACAATATTAATAACTGGAGAAAGCGGTACCGGGAAGGAATTATTTGCCCAAGCCATACATAATAGTTCAAGTAGAAAAGACTATCAGTTTGTAGCTGTCAATTGTGGAGCTTTACCAGAAAACCTTTTGGAAAGTGAACTTTTTGGGTATGAAGAAGGAGCATTTACAGGTGCGCGAAAAGGAGGAAAACCTGGTCTTTTTGAGCTGGCACATAAAGGAACCCTCTTTCTAGATGAAATTGGGGTAATCTCAAAAAACATCCAGATGGAACTTTTAAGAGTTTTACAAGAAAGGCAGGTTATGAGAGTAGGTGGGGATAGGCTAATAGATGTAGACATTAGATTAATAGCTGCTACAAATAGGAATTTAAATGATATGGTTATTAAGGGAGAGTTTCGAGAGGATTTATTTTATAGACTAAATGTACTTAGACTAAAAGTACCAAATTTGAATTCCAGGCGGGAAGACATATTTCTTCTTATAAATCAATTTAAAGAAGAGCTTAATGGTAAGTTTGAAATGGATGAAGATGTTAAAAGGGTATTTTTAAATCATGATTGGAAGGGAAATGTAAGGGAATTAAAAAATTATGTTGAATATATAATAAGTCTTGAAATAAAAAAAGTTCATATTGAAGATTTACCATTTGAAGATAGAAAAAGTTTGAAGAATAACATGCTCAATAATGATGAAAAAATTTTGATGAATAAATTAATAAAAATAGCAGGTAAAAATATTAAAAAATATATCTTTGTCTTAAAAGAACTGGAAAAAGGGTTCAAGGAAAATAAGAGATTAGGAAGAAGAAGCATTTTTCAAAAATCTCAAGAAAATAACATTTTTATTAGTGAACAAGAAATAAGAACTATTTTAGTTAATTTAGGAAAATATCAAATGGTAGAAATATTTAAGGGAAGGACAGGTACGGTAATTACTGAATCCGGAAGAAAGTTGCTTGAGTATTTAAAGGGTTAA
- the asnB gene encoding asparagine synthase (glutamine-hydrolyzing) → MCGIAGVINFKRDLTHEKRIIESMTDTLKKRGPDSYGYYISQNALLGHRRLIVVDPEGGSQPMIKFCNNKKYVIVYNGELYNTEDVRKVLLKAGYEFQSYSDTEVLLASYIHWGEDCLKHINGIFAFGVYCEEDKKVFLARDQLGVKPLFYSVKNENLIFGSEIKTILANPLVEPILTEEGLTEIFALGPARNIGSGVLKDIFEVPPAHCLTFTLDGVKLKEYWKLKCYPHTETADETAYHVRSILVDAIKRQLYADVPVCTFLSGGLDSSIISAVAAKEFKNKGKVLNTYAIDYEDNDLYFKNDGFVITTDSIWAQRMSEFIGSKHHKILNDNENLAKALKDAVEANDVPGMADIDSSLFLFCKAVKKENIVALSGECADEIFGGYPWFTRKEMVNANTFPWSRFVKQRSELLSPEFKSINLQEFVDQRYKENINKVPYLDTDTPYARRMRELVYLNIKWFMITLLTRKDRMSMANSLEVRVPFADYRLVEYAFNIPPEIRFYGNREKGILRKAAEGILPQDVVERKKSPYPKTFDPRYTSIVQKWLREILNDKTSPILDIIDLKNVSELVESGGESYKTPWFGQLMKGPQLIAYLIQLNLWLKEYNVKLV, encoded by the coding sequence GTGGTATAGCGGGTGTTATTAATTTTAAAAGGGATTTAACACACGAAAAAAGGATAATAGAATCTATGACGGATACATTAAAGAAAAGGGGCCCAGATTCATATGGATACTATATATCTCAAAATGCATTATTGGGCCACAGACGTCTTATAGTTGTAGATCCAGAAGGTGGAAGTCAGCCTATGATAAAGTTCTGTAATAATAAAAAATATGTAATTGTATATAATGGGGAACTTTATAATACTGAAGATGTAAGAAAGGTTCTATTAAAAGCAGGATATGAATTTCAATCATATTCGGATACAGAAGTACTATTGGCATCATATATACATTGGGGAGAAGATTGTTTAAAGCATATAAATGGTATATTTGCTTTTGGAGTTTACTGTGAAGAAGATAAAAAAGTTTTCCTTGCAAGAGATCAACTTGGAGTAAAACCTCTCTTTTATTCTGTAAAGAATGAAAATTTGATATTTGGATCTGAAATAAAAACTATTTTAGCTAATCCATTGGTAGAGCCAATACTAACTGAAGAAGGACTTACAGAAATATTTGCACTTGGACCAGCAAGGAATATTGGGAGCGGTGTTTTAAAGGATATATTTGAAGTACCACCTGCACATTGTCTTACATTTACACTTGATGGTGTTAAACTCAAGGAATACTGGAAACTCAAGTGTTATCCACATACTGAAACAGCTGATGAAACAGCTTACCATGTGAGAAGCATTTTAGTAGATGCTATAAAACGCCAGCTCTATGCTGATGTTCCAGTATGTACTTTTTTATCAGGAGGATTGGATTCAAGCATAATCTCAGCAGTAGCAGCAAAAGAATTTAAAAATAAAGGTAAGGTATTAAATACTTATGCAATAGATTATGAAGATAATGATTTGTATTTTAAAAATGATGGATTTGTAATAACTACTGATAGTATATGGGCACAAAGAATGTCTGAATTCATAGGAAGCAAGCATCATAAGATATTAAATGACAATGAAAATCTTGCAAAGGCACTTAAAGATGCCGTAGAAGCAAATGACGTTCCAGGTATGGCAGATATAGATTCATCACTTTTCTTATTTTGTAAGGCTGTAAAAAAAGAAAATATTGTTGCACTTTCTGGAGAATGTGCTGATGAAATCTTTGGAGGGTATCCTTGGTTTACTCGAAAAGAAATGGTAAATGCAAATACATTTCCATGGTCAAGATTTGTAAAACAAAGAAGTGAACTACTTTCTCCAGAGTTTAAATCTATAAACTTACAAGAATTTGTGGATCAAAGGTATAAGGAAAATATAAATAAGGTCCCATACTTGGATACAGATACTCCATATGCCAGAAGAATGCGTGAACTAGTTTATTTAAATATTAAGTGGTTTATGATAACTTTACTCACGCGAAAAGATCGTATGAGTATGGCAAATAGTTTAGAAGTTAGAGTACCTTTTGCAGATTACAGATTAGTTGAATATGCATTTAATATTCCCCCAGAAATAAGATTTTATGGGAATAGAGAAAAAGGTATTTTAAGAAAAGCTGCCGAAGGTATTTTGCCGCAGGATGTAGTAGAGAGAAAAAAGAGTCCTTATCCAAAGACATTTGACCCAAGGTATACTTCTATAGTTCAAAAGTGGCTCAGGGAAATTTTAAATGACAAAACTTCTCCTATACTAGATATAATAGATTTGAAAAATGTAAGTGAACTTGTGGAAAGTGGAGGAGAGTCATATAAGACTCCATGGTTTGGTCAGCTTATGAAGGGACCTCAATTAATTGCATATCTAATACAATTAAACTTATGGCTTAAAGAGTATAATGTAAAATTAGTATAA
- a CDS encoding electron transfer flavoprotein subunit beta/FixA family protein → MNIIVLIKQVPDMEKVKFDREKGVVDRKSAGTEINPFDLNALEAAVEISEKVDTKITAVSMGPPSAKDALKECIARGANEGVLVSDVKFGGSDTRATSIILASAIKKLGDFDLIIAGEKTVDGDTGQVGPEIAEFLNIPHASYISKIEDVSDAEIKVCSEICDGTYLKQAKLPLLITVTKDINEPRLPSFKNKMKARKAEINVLSFNDLKEYLDESKVGFNGSPTKVKKIEVPPAQTREGKIYRAENTSEAEDKLIDIFRKKKALEV, encoded by the coding sequence ATGAATATTATAGTTTTGATTAAACAGGTTCCCGATATGGAGAAAGTAAAGTTTGATAGAGAAAAGGGTGTAGTAGATCGTAAATCAGCAGGTACAGAAATCAATCCATTTGATTTAAATGCACTTGAAGCTGCTGTAGAGATAAGTGAAAAAGTTGATACAAAAATTACAGCAGTAAGCATGGGACCTCCAAGCGCAAAAGATGCCTTAAAGGAATGTATTGCAAGAGGTGCCAATGAAGGAGTGCTTGTAAGTGATGTAAAATTTGGTGGATCAGATACTAGGGCAACATCAATTATACTTGCAAGTGCAATCAAGAAATTAGGTGATTTTGATCTTATAATTGCAGGCGAAAAGACAGTAGATGGAGACACAGGACAAGTTGGTCCTGAAATTGCAGAATTCTTAAATATACCACATGCAAGTTATATAAGTAAGATTGAAGATGTAAGTGATGCGGAAATCAAAGTTTGTTCAGAAATTTGTGACGGCACTTATTTAAAACAAGCTAAATTACCTTTACTGATTACTGTTACTAAAGATATTAATGAACCTAGACTTCCTTCATTTAAAAATAAAATGAAGGCAAGAAAAGCAGAGATAAATGTTTTGAGTTTTAATGATTTAAAAGAATATTTAGATGAGAGTAAAGTAGGATTTAACGGCTCACCAACAAAAGTAAAAAAGATAGAAGTTCCTCCTGCACAGACAAGAGAAGGAAAAATTTATAGAGCAGAAAATACATCTGAAGCTGAAGACAAGCTTATTGATATATTCAGAAAAAAGAAAGCTTTGGAGGTATAA
- a CDS encoding pyridoxal phosphate-dependent aminotransferase, translated as MISKEMYELGAKRSVIRELFEYGKQQSAIVGKENVFDFSIGNPTVPAPDCVKESIIELLKTKKSDEIHGYTSAQGDFEVRKCLADYMNNTYNCKLKAENFYMTCGAAASLSITLKALTVNSDDEFIIIAPYFPEYRVFIKNSGAKAVVVPADAKDFQIQVDLLEKSINSHTKGIIINSPNNPSGVVYSEKTLKSLADLLKKKSKEYQKPLYIISDEPYREIVYDGIQIPYIPDYYENTIVCYSYSKSLSLPGERIGYILIPDCLENAKDVYTAVCGAGRSLGYVCAPSLFQRVIMKCMGETSDIALYDTNRKLLYDGLSKMGYQCIRPDGAFYLFVKSLEENAVNFSENAKKLNLLIVPSDDFGCPGYVRVSYCVDTEMIKRSFDVFQKLKDSYEVR; from the coding sequence ATGATATCAAAAGAAATGTATGAATTAGGAGCAAAACGCTCTGTAATAAGAGAATTATTTGAATATGGAAAGCAGCAATCTGCAATTGTTGGAAAAGAAAATGTATTTGACTTCAGTATTGGAAATCCAACTGTTCCAGCACCAGACTGTGTAAAAGAATCTATAATAGAACTGCTGAAAACAAAAAAATCAGATGAAATTCACGGCTATACTTCTGCACAGGGGGATTTTGAAGTAAGAAAATGTCTAGCTGATTATATGAACAACACATATAATTGTAAGCTTAAAGCAGAGAATTTTTATATGACATGCGGTGCAGCGGCTTCACTGTCTATTACACTTAAGGCTCTTACTGTAAATTCCGATGATGAATTTATTATTATTGCACCTTATTTTCCAGAATATAGAGTATTTATAAAAAATTCAGGCGCAAAGGCTGTAGTAGTACCGGCAGATGCAAAAGATTTTCAAATTCAGGTGGATTTACTAGAAAAGTCTATTAATTCTCATACAAAAGGAATTATAATAAATTCCCCTAATAATCCATCAGGCGTTGTTTATTCAGAAAAAACATTAAAATCTTTAGCAGATTTATTAAAAAAGAAATCTAAGGAATATCAAAAACCTTTGTATATAATATCAGATGAACCTTACAGGGAGATTGTTTATGATGGCATACAGATACCATATATTCCAGATTATTATGAGAATACAATTGTATGCTATTCATACAGTAAATCACTTTCACTTCCAGGAGAACGAATAGGATATATTTTGATTCCTGACTGCTTGGAAAATGCCAAGGATGTCTATACCGCTGTATGTGGAGCAGGGCGTTCTCTTGGGTACGTATGTGCTCCAAGTTTGTTCCAAAGGGTAATTATGAAGTGTATGGGAGAGACGTCAGATATAGCATTATATGATACAAATAGAAAATTATTATATGATGGACTTAGTAAAATGGGTTATCAATGTATTAGACCAGATGGTGCATTTTACTTGTTTGTAAAATCACTGGAAGAAAATGCTGTTAATTTTTCTGAAAATGCAAAAAAACTTAATCTTCTTATTGTGCCATCAGATGATTTTGGATGTCCAGGATATGTAAGGGTATCTTATTGTGTTGATACAGAGATGATAAAAAGATCTTTTGATGTATTTCAGAAACTAAAAGATTCATATGAAGTAAGGTAA
- a CDS encoding amino acid permease, giving the protein MKVKEQGKKGNLKKRHLEMISLGSAIGTGIFLVSSETIQMAGPAVMLSYAIAGFVIFLILRMLGEMTIENPDPGSYCTYAEQYWGKLPGFIVGWNWWYTCIVVSMLELTAACVFMDYWFPHLPHWITVLVLLSIIYAVNMINAKAFGEFEFWFSLIKVMAVLLIIVLGIAMILGIKGGKPTGFSNLWAHGGFFPKGAKGVLFALLSASFAFGGIESIGTTAGETEDLETTLPKSINKIFWLRVLIFYIGAIGVILIIWPWTKIAINTSPFVMAMDGLGIKSAAAIMNIVCIIACLSVFNCMVFSNPRILCSLAQNGSAPKFLTKKNKAGVPTTGLKINAAITLLVVVLNYFFPHLFNYLVSIVLVSEIITWSAIAITNIHFHKKLGKKASELKFKVPFYPYSNYFCLAYLALLLVLMIIVPSYRIGIIALPIWLCVLFIGYKCKQMYDSKSVSKIEESNQIKQIK; this is encoded by the coding sequence ATGAAAGTAAAAGAACAAGGCAAGAAGGGTAATTTGAAAAAAAGACATTTGGAAATGATTTCATTAGGAAGTGCAATTGGAACTGGTATATTTCTGGTCTCGTCAGAAACAATTCAGATGGCTGGACCTGCTGTGATGTTGTCGTATGCTATAGCTGGATTCGTTATCTTTTTAATTCTGAGAATGTTAGGTGAAATGACTATAGAAAATCCTGATCCCGGTTCATATTGTACATATGCTGAACAATACTGGGGTAAATTGCCAGGTTTTATTGTTGGATGGAATTGGTGGTATACATGTATTGTTGTAAGTATGCTGGAATTAACAGCAGCTTGTGTCTTTATGGATTACTGGTTTCCACATTTGCCGCATTGGATTACAGTCCTTGTATTATTGTCAATTATCTATGCTGTAAATATGATTAATGCAAAAGCTTTTGGTGAATTTGAGTTTTGGTTTTCACTTATAAAGGTAATGGCAGTTCTTTTAATAATAGTTTTAGGCATTGCCATGATTTTAGGAATCAAAGGGGGAAAGCCTACAGGTTTTAGTAACCTTTGGGCGCATGGAGGATTCTTTCCAAAAGGTGCAAAAGGAGTATTATTTGCTCTTTTATCGGCTTCATTTGCTTTCGGTGGAATTGAATCTATAGGAACAACAGCTGGAGAAACTGAAGATTTAGAAACTACACTTCCAAAGTCGATTAACAAAATATTTTGGCTGCGAGTTCTTATATTTTATATAGGAGCTATTGGAGTCATATTAATTATTTGGCCTTGGACCAAAATTGCAATAAATACTAGTCCGTTTGTTATGGCTATGGATGGATTGGGGATAAAATCAGCAGCAGCTATTATGAATATAGTTTGCATAATTGCTTGTCTTTCGGTGTTTAATTGCATGGTTTTTAGTAATCCAAGGATACTTTGCAGTCTTGCTCAAAATGGAAGTGCACCTAAGTTTTTGACTAAAAAAAACAAAGCTGGCGTGCCAACTACAGGTCTTAAAATAAATGCAGCTATAACTTTATTGGTAGTAGTTTTAAACTATTTTTTCCCGCATCTATTTAACTATCTTGTATCAATAGTACTTGTATCAGAAATTATTACTTGGTCGGCAATTGCTATTACTAACATTCACTTTCATAAAAAATTGGGTAAAAAGGCTAGTGAGCTAAAATTCAAAGTTCCATTTTATCCATACTCAAATTATTTTTGTTTAGCTTATTTAGCTTTACTATTAGTTTTGATGATAATAGTGCCTAGTTACAGAATAGGTATTATTGCCTTGCCAATATGGTTATGCGTATTGTTTATAGGCTATAAGTGTAAACAAATGTATGATAGTAAGTCTGTTAGTAAGATAGAAGAAAGTAATCAAATTAAACAGATTAAATAA
- a CDS encoding DMT family transporter has protein sequence MKKGYIYSILSAVLFGTCGIVIKTAFSQGIDSISLIILQYIVSITIMFFYMLIMNRNLLVISKTDLYHTAVLGVVGNTFMTVFYYLAFNYIDVSMVTILLYTYPIMVFIYSVIFQKMKISFNKLFLLILAFAGCFLALGLTSGTRTFSIKGVVYGVLSALFYAFMNIYTEKKMSHINSFVINFYSIIFSLIFLIILKLPYLNLKQNLNAKLIACVLLLSVMCEIIPLTLLYSAIKRIGSLKVSIIGNLEIPTAMFLSVLILGEKVTVIQVFGAAMVIYAVYSIRKVN, from the coding sequence TTGAAAAAAGGGTATATATATTCTATTTTATCAGCTGTACTTTTTGGAACTTGCGGAATAGTAATTAAAACAGCCTTTTCACAAGGCATAGATTCTATAAGTTTAATAATTTTGCAATATATAGTGTCAATTACAATAATGTTTTTTTATATGCTAATAATGAATAGAAATTTACTTGTAATAAGCAAAACGGATTTATATCATACAGCAGTATTGGGTGTAGTTGGTAACACATTTATGACTGTATTTTATTATCTAGCGTTTAATTATATAGATGTTTCAATGGTTACAATATTACTTTATACATATCCTATAATGGTTTTTATATATTCTGTTATATTTCAAAAAATGAAAATAAGCTTTAACAAGCTTTTTTTATTGATTTTAGCTTTTGCAGGATGTTTCCTAGCACTAGGACTCACAAGTGGAACGAGAACATTTTCAATTAAGGGAGTCGTATATGGCGTTTTATCAGCATTGTTTTATGCATTTATGAACATATATACAGAAAAAAAGATGAGTCATATAAATTCTTTTGTTATTAACTTTTATTCAATTATATTTTCTTTAATATTTTTGATTATTTTAAAGCTGCCATATTTAAATCTTAAACAAAATTTAAATGCAAAGCTCATAGCATGTGTTTTGCTCTTATCTGTAATGTGCGAAATAATACCTTTAACTTTATTGTATTCAGCAATTAAAAGGATTGGTTCCTTAAAAGTTTCTATAATAGGCAATTTAGAAATACCTACAGCCATGTTTTTATCAGTATTGATTTTAGGGGAAAAGGTTACAGTAATTCAGGTATTTGGAGCAGCTATGGTTATATATGCTGTTTATAGTATAAGAAAAGTAAATTAA
- the iorA gene encoding indolepyruvate ferredoxin oxidoreductase subunit alpha, which produces MKKLLTGNEAVARGAWEAGVRFASAYPGTPSTEILENVALYKDDVLAEWATNEKVALESVIGASYAGARAMASMKHVGLNVASDPLFTSSYTGVNGGLVVVTADEPGMHSSQDEQDNRNYARAAKIPMLEPSDSQEAKDMIRQAFEISEKYGTPVLYRLTTRLCHSKGIVECGDRTEVPIKEYVKDASKRIPVPAFAVGMRIRVEERQNKLAELSDNTHLNYIEMHDTKIGVAASGCCYKFAKEVFGDKASYLKLGFTNPYPQKLMKEFASKVDKIYVIEENDPVIENELKMLGIKCHGKDTFPFCNEITPDIIRKAVYGKFNKTIEYDENKIVARPPGFCAGCPHRGFFYEVGKRKDAVISGDIGCYSLGFAEPYNAMDFSLCMGASFSMGHGAQQVFNMKNDHSKRVVSVLGDSTFFHTGINSLIDVAYNKGNSINVILDNRITGMTGHQQNPGTGYTLQGKKTEAISIEALVKACGIKNVRVVNPNNLKEVKETLDWAFDLDEASVIITRWPCVLKKLSVEDKEEFKDVFKEKCTVNKEKCIGCKKCTRTGCPAISFNKVEKKASIDPAPCVGCEVCKQVCPAGAIEKEVK; this is translated from the coding sequence ATGAAAAAGTTATTAACGGGGAATGAAGCTGTTGCACGTGGTGCATGGGAAGCAGGGGTAAGATTTGCATCTGCATATCCAGGAACACCAAGTACAGAAATATTAGAAAATGTTGCATTGTATAAAGATGATGTTTTAGCTGAATGGGCTACAAATGAAAAAGTTGCTTTAGAATCTGTAATAGGAGCATCTTATGCAGGAGCTAGAGCCATGGCATCTATGAAACATGTTGGACTTAATGTTGCTTCAGATCCACTTTTTACTTCATCTTATACAGGAGTTAATGGTGGACTTGTTGTGGTTACAGCAGATGAACCAGGAATGCATTCATCACAAGATGAACAAGATAATAGAAACTATGCAAGGGCTGCAAAAATTCCAATGTTAGAACCGTCAGATAGCCAGGAAGCAAAAGATATGATTAGACAAGCTTTTGAGATAAGTGAAAAATATGGTACTCCAGTACTTTATAGACTTACCACTAGGCTTTGTCATTCCAAGGGTATAGTTGAGTGTGGAGACAGAACGGAAGTTCCAATAAAGGAATATGTTAAAGATGCATCAAAACGTATCCCAGTTCCAGCATTTGCAGTAGGAATGAGAATAAGAGTAGAAGAAAGACAAAATAAATTAGCAGAGCTTTCAGATAATACACATTTAAATTATATAGAAATGCATGATACCAAAATAGGTGTAGCTGCGTCAGGATGCTGCTATAAGTTTGCAAAGGAAGTTTTTGGAGATAAGGCATCTTATCTAAAATTAGGATTTACAAATCCATATCCCCAAAAATTGATGAAAGAGTTTGCTTCAAAGGTAGATAAAATTTATGTAATAGAAGAAAACGATCCCGTAATTGAAAATGAATTAAAAATGCTCGGAATAAAGTGCCATGGTAAAGACACATTCCCATTCTGTAATGAAATTACTCCAGATATAATAAGAAAAGCAGTTTATGGCAAATTTAATAAAACTATAGAATACGATGAAAATAAAATAGTTGCAAGACCACCAGGATTTTGTGCAGGATGTCCTCATAGAGGTTTCTTCTATGAAGTAGGAAAGAGAAAGGATGCTGTTATATCAGGAGATATAGGATGTTATTCATTGGGCTTTGCTGAACCATATAATGCTATGGACTTTTCATTATGCATGGGTGCAAGTTTTAGTATGGGACATGGAGCACAGCAAGTGTTCAATATGAAGAATGATCATAGTAAAAGAGTAGTATCAGTACTTGGAGATTCAACATTTTTCCATACTGGTATAAATTCATTAATTGACGTTGCTTATAACAAAGGTAATTCTATAAATGTAATTTTAGATAATAGAATTACTGGCATGACAGGACATCAACAGAATCCAGGAACAGGTTATACACTTCAAGGTAAAAAAACAGAAGCAATAAGTATAGAAGCTTTAGTAAAAGCATGTGGAATTAAAAATGTAAGAGTAGTAAATCCCAACAATTTAAAAGAAGTAAAAGAAACTTTGGACTGGGCTTTTGATTTAGATGAAGCATCAGTAATTATAACTAGATGGCCCTGCGTACTTAAAAAATTATCCGTAGAAGATAAGGAAGAATTTAAAGATGTATTTAAAGAAAAATGCACAGTAAATAAAGAAAAATGTATAGGATGTAAAAAGTGTACACGTACAGGCTGCCCGGCAATATCCTTTAATAAAGTAGAAAAGAAAGCGTCAATAGATCCTGCACCATGTGTTGGCTGTGAAGTATGTAAGCAAGTATGTCCAGCAGGTGCAATTGAAAAGGAGGTAAAATAA